ATGCGGCGAGCGCGCTGCCGGCGAGCGCTCGCCTACTCGAGCGCGCGCCCGCGCGTCTCGATCACCCAGGGCATGGCCAGTATCCCGAGCAGCGGAATGAACCCCACGTAGAACAGCACGTCGAAGGCGGCGCCGCGCGCGGCGATCGAGCCGACGAGCACCGGGCCTGCTGCCGCGACCACCCGCCCGATGTTGTAGCAGAAGCCGGCGCCGGTGCCGCGCAGTCGCGTCGGAAAGAGCTCCGGCAGGTAGTAGGTGAAGCTGCCGAACACGCCGAACACCGACAGCCCGATCGCAAAATACAGGTACAGGCGCGTCTCGGGCGGCAGGTCCAGCCCGAAGGTGGCGAAAATCGACAGCGCCGAGGCGAGCCAGTAGATGGTGAACATTGGTTTGCGACCGAGGAGTTTCGCTGCGGGGATGGTCAGCAGCGTGCCAAGCAGCCCGCCGAGGTTGAACCAGCTGGTGGCGAGTGTCTTCCACTGCTCGACCATCGCGAACGTCGCCGTGCCGTCGAGCCCCTGCGCCTCGGCCGCCTCGCGGGCCAGCCCGCTCGCGATCACCGGAATGAAGGCGTTGCAGCTCCACCAGGTGAGCAGCGCAACCACCGACATCAGGAAACCGGAGGCCGTGGCCCGACGGATCCCCGGACCGAAGAGTTCAGTAATACGCACGTTGCGCGCATTGCCGAGGCTCTTCCAGCGCTCGGGTTCTTTCACGAACAACCGGACGAGGAACGCAGCCCCGGCCGGCAACAGGCCGAACAGGAACACGTAACGCCAGGACAGCTCCGGGCTGTCGGCAAACCAGTTGCCCGCAACCTGCATGTTGACGAAGGTGGCGAGGAACAGGCCCATCGGCGCCGCGGTGTAGAGCAGCGCTCCGGCCTCGACCCGCTTTTCCTCCGGCACCGACTCGGCGACCATGGCCGCGCCCGCCGCCCACTCCCCGCCGATGCCGAGCGACGCGATGACGCGAAAGACCAGCAACCACCAGATGTTCGGCGCAAAGGCGCATGCGGCGGTACCGACCGCGTAGAGCAGCATCGTGAACATCAGGGTGCGGGTGCGACCGATACGGTCGCAGACCAGGCCAAACAGCACGCCGCCCGTGGCCCAGCCGAGCAGCAGCACCGAGGTCAGCAGGCCCGTCCAGAACAGCGTCGCCTGCTTCGCCTCCGGCGAACCGATCGGCAGCCCAAGCAGGGTCGGCACCGCGTTCGGGGCCACGTAGTTGAACAGCAGGCCGTCGAAGACATCAAAGCCCCAGCCGAGCCACGCGGCGAGCAGCACGGTCCACTGATAGCGGGTGAACAGCACTCAGCGGCCTGCCCCGCCGGGCCGTCTGCCTTGCGCTCCGACCGTCACCGCCGGATCGGGGCAGTCCCCGGCTTCGCCTGTCCGGCGCACCCGCGACCCGGCCAGCGTCACTTCTGTACGTCGAGCCAGCGGCTGAGGTTCAGGCCGCGCGGGTTCTCGGTGAAACCCTTCACGTAGGGTTTCACGAGAAAGCGGCGCACGTAGAAGAACACCGGTATCACCGGCTGGTCGGCGAGCATCACCGCCTCGGCCTCGCTCAGTTGCGCGAACCTTTTCGCCGGATCATTGAGCGCGTTGGCGGCCGCGAGCATCGCGTCGTACGCCGGGTTGGAGTAGCCGGAATAATTGGACGGATTGCCGGTTTCGAGCAGGCCGAGGAAGCTGTACGGGTCGTCGTTGGTCGCGAACCAGGTGTAGAGCAACGCCTGGAAGTCGCGCGTGCGGGCGCTCTTGTTGAGCGCGATGAGGTCGCGATTGAGCGGGCTCGCGCGCACGCCGATCGCCTGCCACATTGCCGCCATGGCCACGGCCAGACGGCGGTTCTCCTCGAGCGTGTTGTATACGAGATCGAAGGCGAGCGGCTTGTCCGGCCCGAAACCCGCCTCCGCGAGCAGACGGCGCGCCTCGGCCACGCGCTGGGCCTGCGGCGTCTTCGCGTAGTCGGGCAGCGGGTGGCGGTAGTCCTCGATTGCCGGAGGCGTCATGCCATAGGCAGGCGGCGAACCCGGCGTGACGATCTTCTTCACGATCCCGTCACGGTCGAGCGCGAGTGACAGCGCGCGGCGCACGCGCGGGTCGCTGAACGGCGGCCAGTTGTTGTTCAGCAGGACATAGCCGAGCAACAGGCCCGGCCAGATCTTGACCTCGCCCGGGATCGACTCGCGCAGCGACGCGAGCTGCTCGTTCGGAAAGTTGAGCAGGATGTCGATCTCACCGGCCAGGAACCGCTTGAGGCTGGTGTCCTGGTTGCCCGACGGATACCAGTTCACCTTGTCCAGCCGCACCGCACCCGCATCGAAGAAATGCGGATTGCGGACGATGGTGACGTGATCGTTCGGCACCCACTCGGACAGCATGAACGGGCCATTGCTGACCATCTTGCCGGGGCGCGTCCACTGGCGGCCGAGCGACTCGACCAGTTTCGCCGGCACGGGGCTCGCGACGTTGGATGCCAGGTTCTGCAGGAAGTACGGTGTCGGGCTCTCGAGCCGGTAGATCACCGTGCGCGCGTCCGGCGCCTCCACGCCGAGCTTTTCCGGCGGCAGTTCACCCTTGACGATGCGCCGCGCATTCTTCACCGGGAAGAAAAACGACGCAAAACGCGAGCTCGTTTCCGGCGTCACGACCCGGCGCGCCGAATAGAGGAAATCCTGGCTGGTCAGCGGGGAGCCGTCCGACCATTTCAGCCCGTCACGCAGCTTGAAGGTGTACGTCAGGCCATCGGGGCTGATCTGCCACGACTCAGCGGCACCGGGAATGATCTTGCCGTTGGCGTCGTAGGTCGTCAGCCCCATGAACAGGTCGTAGAGAATGTAGGAAGCGGTGTTGCCGGTCGCGATGGCCGGGTCGAGGCTGTTGGGTTCGGCCGACGAGGAGCGGTTCAGCGTGCCACCGGCGACGGCGATGCCTGACGCGAGGAGCGCGCACGCGAGGAGCCCCGCGCCGCACCCGCTGATGGCCGGTCTGCGGGCGGGATGACCCGCGGCCTGCGGCTGCCATCGGCTCCGGGTGGCGAGTGCATGACGGATGAGAAACAGGAATGCAGGGAAACCACTCATTACCGACCGCCTCCGGCGTGCGTGACTCAGCGCGACTTGCGCGTGAGGTGTACGTGATGATGGTAGTAATCGCCCCGGTACCAAGCGACCAGCCGCTCGACCGGGCGGCGCTTGCTGTCGAATACCACGAGACGAATGTGCACCAGCGGCGCCCCGACCGTGGTGTTGAGCAGCGAGGCGAGACGTGCGTCGGCCAGCGTCGCGCTGATCACCTGGTCGGCGGAGGCGATGTCCACCCCCTTGCGCTCCAGCAAGGTGAGCATCGGGCTCTCGTTGAGTTCCTGCAGATCGAAGCGCACCCGGAGCGAGGCCGGGATATAGGTGACGACGTAGCCGACCGGCTGCTTGTCGTGCAGTCGCACGTGCGATGCCTTCTGCACACGCGCGCCCGCGGGCAGATTGAGATCCTTGGCGGTCTCAGGGTCGGCATCGACTTCGACGACCTCGCTGTCGGCGACGCGGCTGGTCTTGCCGAGCCGCTCGACCTTGCGCAGCAGCTGGTCCATCTCCCCGACCACCGGCGCGTCGGCCAGGTCCTCGACGACGAAGGTGCCGCGCCCGGGCTGGCGCATCACGAGCCCCTCGTCGACCAGCATGTCGACCGCCTTGCGGGTGGTGATCCGCGACACCTGGAACAGCCGGCAGAGCTCTTCCTCGGTCGGCAACCGCTCGCCAGGCCGGTAGTTGCCCTGGTAGATCCAGTCCCGCACGGCGGAATACACTTGAATGTAGCGGGGACTGCGGATCGCGTGATCGATCAGCTCGTTTCGCGCCTGCACCATCATGATGGCCTCAACCTGGCGACCGCGGGCCGCTAAGAGGTATTGACGTCATGTGGATATGATAATGTCAAAGCTCACCCCAGAGGAAAAAGAAGCAATGTCCGACAAGAACGAGCCCATGGTGCGCCCCGACGGCACCTACCCGACCGCGAAACTGCGCCAGGACGTCATCACCGCTGCCGTGGTCCAGACCCGTGTGCAGGGTGTGGACGGCGCCAATCCGGGGCCGGACCTGCGTCGCAACCTGGATTACTTCCTCGAGTGCATCGACATCGCGCAGGGCTACGGCGGGCGCAGCGACCTGCTGCTGTTCCACGAATTCCCGATCACGGGCTTCTCGGACTGGACCCGCGACCAGCACTACCGGATCGCCATCGAGGTGCCGGGGCCGGAGGTCGCCGAGGTCGCGAAAAAGGCCAGGCAGTACAACTGCTACATCGTGTTCGGCACCTACGCCCGCGACGAGAAGGACTGGCCGGGGCATATCCTGCACCTGATGGTCATGGTCGGCCCGGACGGCTCGGTGGTGAAGCACTGGAAGCAGCGCAACGTGCGCGGCATGTTCCCCGGCTCCGAGCAGTACACCTCGGTCATCTACGACGTCTATGACCGGTTCGTGGAAATGTACGGGCTCGACGCCGTGATTCCGGTCGAGCGCACCGACATCGGCAACATCGCGATGTCGGCGGTGCAGTTCGAGCCGGAACTGTTCCGCTGCATGGCGATGAAGGGGGCGGAAATCGTCTGCCGGGTCGCCACGGGCGGATTCGAGTCGGACGACATGCGGCTCACCTCCTACCACAACAGCGTCTACACCCTGATCTGCAACAACTCGGTCAGCACCCACGGCCGCAACCCGGGGTTCTTCGAGGACACTGCCTTCGGCGGCCCGGGGCGCTCGGCCATCTATGCGCCGCGCGGCGTGGAAATGGTCAAGGCCGGCGTGTTCGAGACCAAACAGCTCGCGCGCATCCCGATCGCCGAGTTCCGCGCCCGCCACCGCATACCGGACCTGCACATGAAGCTCTACAAGCCGGTGCTGGACCAGTACCGCGAACGCTACGATGCCGGCCTGTACCTGCAGTACGTGCCGAAGGACAAGCGCGACGCGTACCGGTACTTCCAGGAAAAATCCCGCTGGACGCATTTCTGGTAGCCGCAGTCGTGCCCCGGCTGCCGGTGGCCGCATGCGCGAGAGCGCCGTGATGGGCGGCAGGCCGCTCGGGCACTCGGGCCTGAAAGTTTCGGCAGTCGGCCTCGGCTGCATGAATTTCGGGCTCATGTGCGACCAGGCCGCGGTGAACTCCATCGTGGATGCGGCCCTCGATGTCGGGGTTACGTTCTTCGACGTAGCGGACATCTACGGTGGCCCGCACGGCGCGGCGGAGTCCCTGCTCGGCAAGGCGCTCGGTGCGCGCCGCGGCAGCATCGTGCTCGCGACGAAATTCGGCGCGAAGCGCGGCGGCCGCGGCGGTGCGGCCGACCGGGGCGGCTCGCGCGAGTACATCGTGAAAGCCGTCGAGGACAGCCTCACGCGCCTCGGCACGGATTACATCGATCTCTACCAGCACCATTTCCCCGACGCCGGCACACCGGTCGAGGAAACACTGCGCGCGCTCGAGGATCTGGTCCGCGCCGGCAAGGTGCGCCACGTCGGCTGCTCCAACTACGACGGCGCGCAACTGAAGGCGGCCACCATCGCGGCCAAGGCCGACAAGTTCGCCGGCTTCGTCTCGGCGCAGAACCGCTACAGCCTCCTGCACCGCGCAATCGAAAGCGATCTCGTGCCGATCGCGCAGGGACAGCAGATCGGCATCATCCCGTACTTTCCCCTCGAGAGCGGTTTACTCAGCGGCAAGTACCGGCGCGGCGAGGCTCCGGGCGCCGACACGCGTTTCGGCAAGTGGAAGGGCGGCGGCAGCTTCGTGTCCGAGGCGCGCTGGGCGATCGTCGGGAACCTGGAGAATTACGGCGCCGGCATCGGCCACTCGCTGCTCGATCTCGCCATCGGCTGGCTGGTGGCGCAACCGTACGTCTCGAGCGTGATCGCCGGCGTGACCAATCCCGACCAGATCCGGCAGAACGTGCAGGCTGCGGCCTGGGCGCCCACACCCGAGCAGGTCGTGAAGATCGGCGAACTGGCCGCTGCCGGCTGACGCCGCTACCGGGCGCGCCGGCGGTCGGTATCCTTGCTCCGGCGCTCGCGGCCGGCGCTCGGCGTGATGCCACCGAAGCGGGCGAAGGGATCGCGCCGGTCATCCGCAGCGCGTCGGTCGGCGTGGCGCACGTAACGGCACCCGCAGCTGTGCCGCTCGCAGCCTGTCACCGGCAAAGCCGGCGCGCGCAGCGCGAGGTAGCGCTGGTCCTGGATCCTGAGCACCGCGGCGCAGGGGGCATCGGCGCAGGGCCGGATCGACACCGCGGCGAACGGGTTCGCCGGGCGCACCGGCGGCGACGTGCCGCTACCGCCCCGCACCGCGCTGCGCGCGACATCGCGCCGGCGCTGCAGCTGCAGCAGCATGAACGGAGAGGCAAGGCCGAGCGCCACGCCGAGTACCACCCACATCATTACGCTCATCGCCCGAAACTCCGCAGGGCACAGAGCCGCCTTGATAACCGATGCCGCCGGCGCTTGCCGCGCTACCGGTCACATTCCCGCCGCGTACCGGAGCGCTCACCGCCACGCGCCCGCCCGCGGCACCCCCCCTACTGCGCGCCGAACTTGAACTGCACCTCGATACCGTAGTCGCGGCCCCGCTGGGGATTGAGTGAATACATGTTGGGGTACACGTCGTCGTTGTCGCCGTACACGCCGTTGCCGCCGGGCGAAATCGCGCCATAGCCGAAGTTGACGAAGGACAGGGCTGCCACCGGCGTATCGTCGTCCATGAGGTTACGCACGTAGGCGCTCACGCCCCAGCGCGCGGAGTCGAAGCCGGCCCGCAGGTTGACCAGCGTGCGATCGTCCAGCCAGGCCAGGTTCGCCGTATCGAAGTAGCGCTCGCTCTCGTAGGCGAGGTCGGTGCGAAACAGCAGGCTCCAGTCGGCATTGAGCGGCTTGTTCACCACGGCACCGAGCACCAGGCTGTGCTCCGGCGCGCTCGGGATCCACTTGTCCTCGACGTTGCCGTCGCCGGTCAGGGCCGCGAGATTGGAGTCGAAGCCCTTGCGGAACTTCGCCCTCGTATAGCCATAGTTGGCGATCAGGGTCAGCTCGTCGGTGACGACGAAGAGCGTCTCGAGTTCGCCGCCTCGATTACGCGAATCGCCGACGTTGCGCAGCAGGGTCGTCGCGAGCGTCTCGTTGTTGTCGAACCCCGGAAAATCGTAGGCACCGAAATTCTGTACCTGGAAGATGGTCTGCTTGTCCCACTCGATCCAGAACAGCGCGAGGTTGGCCTGTATCCGCCGGTCCCACCA
This genomic interval from Gammaproteobacteria bacterium contains the following:
- a CDS encoding nitrilase-related carbon-nitrogen hydrolase, with product MSKLTPEEKEAMSDKNEPMVRPDGTYPTAKLRQDVITAAVVQTRVQGVDGANPGPDLRRNLDYFLECIDIAQGYGGRSDLLLFHEFPITGFSDWTRDQHYRIAIEVPGPEVAEVAKKARQYNCYIVFGTYARDEKDWPGHILHLMVMVGPDGSVVKHWKQRNVRGMFPGSEQYTSVIYDVYDRFVEMYGLDAVIPVERTDIGNIAMSAVQFEPELFRCMAMKGAEIVCRVATGGFESDDMRLTSYHNSVYTLICNNSVSTHGRNPGFFEDTAFGGPGRSAIYAPRGVEMVKAGVFETKQLARIPIAEFRARHRIPDLHMKLYKPVLDQYRERYDAGLYLQYVPKDKRDAYRYFQEKSRWTHFW
- a CDS encoding peptide ABC transporter substrate-binding protein → MSGFPAFLFLIRHALATRSRWQPQAAGHPARRPAISGCGAGLLACALLASGIAVAGGTLNRSSSAEPNSLDPAIATGNTASYILYDLFMGLTTYDANGKIIPGAAESWQISPDGLTYTFKLRDGLKWSDGSPLTSQDFLYSARRVVTPETSSRFASFFFPVKNARRIVKGELPPEKLGVEAPDARTVIYRLESPTPYFLQNLASNVASPVPAKLVESLGRQWTRPGKMVSNGPFMLSEWVPNDHVTIVRNPHFFDAGAVRLDKVNWYPSGNQDTSLKRFLAGEIDILLNFPNEQLASLRESIPGEVKIWPGLLLGYVLLNNNWPPFSDPRVRRALSLALDRDGIVKKIVTPGSPPAYGMTPPAIEDYRHPLPDYAKTPQAQRVAEARRLLAEAGFGPDKPLAFDLVYNTLEENRRLAVAMAAMWQAIGVRASPLNRDLIALNKSARTRDFQALLYTWFATNDDPYSFLGLLETGNPSNYSGYSNPAYDAMLAAANALNDPAKRFAQLSEAEAVMLADQPVIPVFFYVRRFLVKPYVKGFTENPRGLNLSRWLDVQK
- a CDS encoding MFS transporter, whose translation is MLFTRYQWTVLLAAWLGWGFDVFDGLLFNYVAPNAVPTLLGLPIGSPEAKQATLFWTGLLTSVLLLGWATGGVLFGLVCDRIGRTRTLMFTMLLYAVGTAACAFAPNIWWLLVFRVIASLGIGGEWAAGAAMVAESVPEEKRVEAGALLYTAAPMGLFLATFVNMQVAGNWFADSPELSWRYVFLFGLLPAGAAFLVRLFVKEPERWKSLGNARNVRITELFGPGIRRATASGFLMSVVALLTWWSCNAFIPVIASGLAREAAEAQGLDGTATFAMVEQWKTLATSWFNLGGLLGTLLTIPAAKLLGRKPMFTIYWLASALSIFATFGLDLPPETRLYLYFAIGLSVFGVFGSFTYYLPELFPTRLRGTGAGFCYNIGRVVAAAGPVLVGSIAARGAAFDVLFYVGFIPLLGILAMPWVIETRGRALE
- a CDS encoding aldo/keto reductase, yielding MRESAVMGGRPLGHSGLKVSAVGLGCMNFGLMCDQAAVNSIVDAALDVGVTFFDVADIYGGPHGAAESLLGKALGARRGSIVLATKFGAKRGGRGGAADRGGSREYIVKAVEDSLTRLGTDYIDLYQHHFPDAGTPVEETLRALEDLVRAGKVRHVGCSNYDGAQLKAATIAAKADKFAGFVSAQNRYSLLHRAIESDLVPIAQGQQIGIIPYFPLESGLLSGKYRRGEAPGADTRFGKWKGGGSFVSEARWAIVGNLENYGAGIGHSLLDLAIGWLVAQPYVSSVIAGVTNPDQIRQNVQAAAWAPTPEQVVKIGELAAAG
- a CDS encoding GntR family transcriptional regulator, with amino-acid sequence MMVQARNELIDHAIRSPRYIQVYSAVRDWIYQGNYRPGERLPTEEELCRLFQVSRITTRKAVDMLVDEGLVMRQPGRGTFVVEDLADAPVVGEMDQLLRKVERLGKTSRVADSEVVEVDADPETAKDLNLPAGARVQKASHVRLHDKQPVGYVVTYIPASLRVRFDLQELNESPMLTLLERKGVDIASADQVISATLADARLASLLNTTVGAPLVHIRLVVFDSKRRPVERLVAWYRGDYYHHHVHLTRKSR